One segment of Anopheles stephensi strain Indian chromosome 3, UCI_ANSTEP_V1.0, whole genome shotgun sequence DNA contains the following:
- the LOC118511748 gene encoding testis-specific serine/threonine-protein kinase 3-like, with product MAEAQTRLDEALQEKPRTSDTVSTLAKYGYIVGDIIGQGAYATVKKAYWKKKRATVAVKIMSIAQAGTSFIEKCVPRELEVIHKLQHENIIHFYEYIETTMRFYIIMRYAENGSLLNLIRKEGRLAEARARRYYRELLDALQYMHSRGYAHRDIKLENLVLDGSDRLKLIDFGFACRLRDEDSASSGNIPQQPHLSETFCGSHAYASPEILRFKPYDPVPADIWASGVVLYSLLFGQLPFSNKRNVREMLKIIARGVQFPSTVRVSQEVKYLLKQIFVPVGQRLTGALIRRSLWFFIELIEEEVARASQDQEFQARPARASDQVKRQKLNKD from the exons ATGGCCGAAGCGCAGACGCGGCTGGATgaggcgctgcaggaaaaaccACGCACATCCGATACGGTATCGACTCTGGCCAAGTATGGCTACATCGTGGGCGATATCATTGGCCAGGGAGCGTACGCTACGGTGAAG AAAGCTtactggaagaagaaaagggcCACGGTGGCTGTAAAGATTATGTCCATAGCCCAGGCAGGAACATCGTTCATAGAGAAGTGCGTTCCACGCGAGCTGGAAGTGATACACAAGCTGCAGCACGAAAACATCATCCACTTTTACGAGTACATCGAAACCACGATGCG GTTTTACATCATTATGCGGTACGCGGAGAATGGATCGTTGCTTAACCTGATACGCAAGGAGGGTCGCTTGGCAGAGGCGAGAGCCCGGCGCTACTACCGTGAACTGCTCGACGCCTTGCAGTACATGCACTCGCGCGGGTACGCCCATCGGGACATAAAGCTCGAAAATCTGGTGCTCGACGGAAGCGATCGACTAAAGCTGATTGATTTCGGGTTTGCGTGCCGGTTGCGGGATGAGGATAGTGCGTCTTCCGGCAACATCCCGCAGCAACCGCATCTGTCGGAAACGTTCTGCGGTAGCCATGCGTATGCCAGCCCGGAGATACTGCGATTCAAACCGTACGATCCGGTACCGGCCGACATTTGGGCGTCCGGTGTCGTCCTTTACTCGCTACTGTTCGGGCAGCTTCCGTTCTCGAACAAACGCAACGTCCGCGAAATGCTAAAG ATCATAGCACGTGGCGTACAGTTCCCATCGACGGTTCGCGTGTCGCAGGAGGTGAAGTACTTGTTGAAGCAAATTTTTGTACCGGTAGGCCAACGGCTAACGGGCGCCCTGATACGCCGCTCGCTGTGGTTTTTCATTGAGCTGATCGAAGAGGAAGTAGCACGCGCGAGCCAAGACCAAGAATTTCAGGCCCGACCGGCGCGGGCGTCGGACCAAGTTAAGCGccaaaaattgaataaagaTTAG